The Spinacia oleracea cultivar Varoflay chromosome 2, BTI_SOV_V1, whole genome shotgun sequence DNA segment tttttggaccaattcagtttcaggaggcctattgattaattgggccgcttggtccctccatctagcaaagtaggtcgtgaaaccttcgtttttcttttggaagaggacttccagctcgcgcatggtgacttgaaaatccatgtttgacgagtattgcttgatgaagacatggacaaagtcctcccaagtggggaagagcttagggtcctggtggtagtaccatttgagtggcacaggttccaaggacaaaggaaaggtaggcagatacatggacttacccacacctttcaagttcatggcattcacaaagctcaagagatgatcacggggattgtccgtggctttgaacttcggtaagtcggatgaactaaacttttccggtagtttgccgggaaaaggttcaggatcgagggagaaatacttgctccccatggtttgctgcagaaccattttttcgatcttcttctcgttatcgaggtcatctttggcttgcgcagccgctaaggattcgttttccagtttcaattgattcataagtagggtcatttgggccatttggtcccgcagctcttccatggacatgtttgaaggtgcgaatcgaggttggggaatcggagatccttgaaagggggagtgacggatggagcttggagttgctaaactttgtgttggtgatgtatcttcgagacgtactaacctttgattttcagatcgacgccaagtggcagaactagccctatgcataagacaagctaaagtttaggcccaaagttaagcattacttagtctagacttttgacttttcctatcggttttctactctcactcttgttggtatattttggcttttcttttggtcattctttatatttttggaacacttgcccgtgtgacattcaaagttgttttaattagcttgctcgattttggtgccgaacatcgccgtcataggaggcctaatgacgacacaaagagtcatttattttataagtcgttcttagaatcgagtgctttttcaacGTCCTCGTaacaaatttgttacgaattttttattgctacgtatattttgtgcgcgggcaccgtGGCTGCGGTGCCAGGCCAagaggccaagcagcaacttcagcgcccggcGCAGGGTGTGAAaatatttggcgcccagccaggggcgctaaaaatgcgtccctgactggtactcgtattctgttcgcgtattatttttttgttcatgcgacttgattttgcgtgcttgcctaataacgtcctttacgcgtcgtgCAGCATTGTGGGATCCGTCACAGGCCATCCTAGGCTTCGCTTATTTTATGGCGATagcccggggttgcggaacacgtatcttggtatgactctttggccaatcggtgttttatgaatgtttgggcaatttttagggtcgttggttttctagcgttatttgtcacacacaatcacaatatAATCATGTAATtcactacacataactaacattacaacatgaagcagaaataatatgtcacgtagtttatgataggcttctatgggtaatatttgcgtctggcttggtaccgcttctatcgtagatccaacacatgccccggtcgaggtagtgcattcaacagacgaatttcgtcccaagaggccaatcacgatgtaagccaagggggcatgcaccaatgagagggaccttagtgggcgagcgattgggtttgggacaggtgtattactagcgacaagtgccgagtgcacaacattcgaagcgtatgcaccccccggtaggcgatgggtatccttagtcccaactcccgagatgaaacatgccaagggagccgagattcgttatgcggttctgtccgttcacattaatatgctgattttcaggtcctcccaacttgataaggaaataaacgcggagtaggatcgtttcacccttcggctattttgattacctacgagcacgagtatttcattaacgtccccagcggagtcgccactgtgagggggtcgaaaaagcacgaggctaatgcatgacctcgtccttcgtgggcgtgacgtcgtcagatcaagtgtagttagatttcctgtgagtttacacccaatcgacttagtaatataggagtcgccattcagtttttaacgacaatgagaaaaactgacaaaaaccggttatcgtgacataaagggagtgaaattatgttcgaccacgacggccataggttcccttgtgatccctggtgtggggatcgctcaacgtacacccgcagggcagagattgagagttcgggggactgtaactaccgagaggagtgctcatcaataactccagaggcaggttatccttactagctcagcataaataattgaagggacatgcgttaactattaaactattctgaattgattttagcaatatgcaacacatgatactaaatcgatcgtgattatcttgtttagattgatttagggtacctagcatgatagttcgtttgtccaagatattatctttattaggcgtgatagatcaatcaaattaatagtttaacaattttataaagggtgaggaaagcgattaaatcatgcgaagggacacattacgacgcacccttgagaggtacgtcacggttcttagaaaactaaccacttggctttgctatttctccttttatctaacgaatctcgggtttctgagcagtgttccagtatttaggcttaattcatcagctacaagggacaggttacgttctgttcgacttttgggtcgattgcgattatgaattgtgtgttcttttttcgtcgattatgaggctgtatttatagggaaagagttggtggaaagatagaactttagaatccgaacccaaagagaattcagagacaacacgtcccaggtattttcagcgcccaggctgggcgccgaagatttcggcgctcagacccaggcgttgaaaaaagggtctgagccgagccttttgtcagatttggactcttaatcacggagcttttgagacttatccgagtttcttagtgcgtatcaacttatgaagGAATGCGTCTGGGACCGTTACGAACTttgggttcgttaggaatttaattaatatgtaactcttattttcgaattataacaggaatagaattcctttgccaattctatctcttttaggattttatgttggagtgcaacacctaattctgacagatttctatcttttatgtcttgccacttttaacaactacttcttacggcagttaccatttttagcaggtttctataaatagcaggtttggctgaaatgaaatggtgatttgagattcgttattttataggagatgcgttgccaagagGAGATTTATATTCTCATCAtagaaccttccctttcgggaatggggacaaaagtaagtGTCTACAATATTATCTTGGTGTATCCATTCCCTTTAGATAATTGCTTGCAAGTTTTAAAGAATTTGGCTTATTTTTATTACGTTTTACCCTTTTGGGACACAGATTATAAAGgttgtttatttttattaatgcaTTAATGTAGTGATTAAAACAAATTTAGGGATACATATTATAAAGGTTGTTTATTGTTATTAATGTACTAATGTAGCACAACCATCTTTAGGCACATGCACCACGTACAAAACAAAATGCCCCAAGTCCGCAACTACTAAAACGACACATTCTAGTTATAAGAACTCAGGATGGAAAAAAACGCTCTCATCTCAGGAGCCTCAACTGAGGAACACGATCTCATCACTCGATCCACAAAAAAACCCAAACGTAAAATAACACATCTAATCTTCAACCAAGAGCAGGATGTTACAATGAATGAAACACAACAGAATATGAGCTCCCAACCTAATACTGGTATTGAGAAAACTCATACCCCAATACTGCACCATGGTATCTCATTTCGGGACCTCGTAGCGGCAGACCAAATGCAAGGTGCATTATATGCTACCAACATccctgatgatgatgatatccTCTCTGATGATGATGAACCACCAGAAGGTATCATTGATGATCCTAGAGGCCCTACCATTCTCCTGTCCAAAGAGGAGAAGAAGAGACTGCGTTTCCCATGGAAGTTTGCCCTCATTGTCAAGATGTTTGACAGCAAGATTGGTTACATGTCCCTGATAAAAAGATTGAAGAAGAAATGGGAACTAAAGGGAGGCCTCACTCTTACTGATGTAGGACATGATTATTTCATCGCTCGTTTCTCTGCTATGGTAGACTATAACCATGTCctcactcaaggcccatggatGTTAGACGACAACTACCTCACCATTAAAAAGTGGGTACCGAATTTCATCCCCGACAATGCTCCTATGCGTCATCTTACGACATGGGTCAGGATTCCACATCTCTCAGTTGAATATTTTGACAAAGAATTCCTCACAAAGATAGGGGGAAAAATTGGCAAAGTCATACGAATTGACCAAATCACGGCCAATGCAGACCGTGGACAATTCACACGACTGAGTGTTGAACTTGATCTCTCCAAACCCCTACTTTCAAAATTCTGGTTAAAAGGTAAGATCTGGAGAATCCAATATGAAGGCCTTAAGATGATTTTCTTTAACTGTGGTAAGATAGGACATTCTGCAGAAAAATGTCCAACTAATGCTGATGCCATGGTCACTGAAATAGTGAATGAACCAATTCTAAACTCTTCTGTCAATGAGACTGAAAAAAATCAAGTGCAGCAAGAAGATTTTGGGGCATGGATGTTAGTAAAAAAACCACCTCCCCGGAAAAGAGTCCCTCAAACGGAAAAAACAGTGGTTGCCGGCAAGGGACCACCAAAAAATCCAGCCacaaactgttaggttatgatacatatgacaattcataaatcatgcggaaacaaccattaagccaggaatacatattatttacacataatcatttagcatagtttagatgcatactctttgttgcgtgccttccctagctgcgcccgaaccgaacaagaacaagtctttaggactccaagtgtcgtccctccgtagatagtccacagcacgtccggatccgccttcagattgaccaactagaatcgcccttaaggtactattattttcggcacttttaggcaaatatgtgactgaatttttctctcaaaactcactttgaatacttgaaaactcgttgtaaatatgtgaccctaggcacttatttatagagtttaaggaattataatcctattagaatacaaatctatttaattacaaccctactaggattctaattaaacaaagtttatctattaggattagatttaatcatattacgaattccggtagccttaggattccgagtaacacacaccagcggcgcacaagcaccgcacgcccgcacgcaggccttgcggcccacgccgagcatttgaatgttattttacaatagagagcgcacatcgcaaggcccactgccgcagccttgcccgcgcgcgcgcccaagctacggctgggcctggctttagcgctgggcctggtcgtatgcttggcgtgtggttgttgcgcttggcttgctgggcgatggcccggcttcgtgctgggccttcgtctggcaggcctcgtccgatgctaattcgtacgatacgctttcgattaaattctcgattccggaattcatttccgatacgaacaatatttaatatttccgattccggaattgatttccgtttcgaacaaatatttaatatttccgtttccggaattattttccgattccgataatatttccgattctgacaatatttccgtttccggcaatattttcgattccggcaatatttccatttccgataatattttccgatacgtaccatgtttccgtttccggcaacatctacgacttggataatatttatatttccgatacgatccatatttccgtttccggcaatatcatcgtttccggagtattcttttcttgcctgtgacgatctcagctcccactgaaaccaagatccgtcgattccgaatatccatagatggagtatttaatgccattaaatacttgatccgtttacgtactatttgtgtgaccctacgggttcagtcaagagtaagctgtggattaatatcattaattccacttgaactgaagcggcctctagctaggcattcagctcacttgatctcactgaatttattaacttgttaattaatactgaaccgcatatattagacttaacattgaatgcatacttggaccaagggcattatttccttcagtctcccacttgtccttagggacaagtgtgcatttcctaattcctttgtcgctcgatgcttgctcttgaacataagttgtcatccttattatgtccagaggtgttcctcggtttcagagttcaactgatcaaataaacagataatcatagcctatgattcatccgagcacggccatgcatttcacagtttctagctctccgagtggccttgtacaacttttaagcatctcatcccgatttatgggaggacaatcccaatcttgcgatcttgagattagacttcgtttgataggtgattacctgagcgttgcctttatagcctccttttacggtgcgacggttggtcaacgtcaaagcaatcagttctcaaacaagtaatctcaaatcactcaggtattgaggatttagtgtctaataattttaatgaaatttacttatgacagattttcatctcttacagtaaagtttcataggtcttgtccgatactagtcttcccaaagtaagtatctatgcaaatgattatgacattgccatgtccacatagttcaagaaacagaactactagtcatcttgcattctagtcgtctaatgttttctatgcgtccaattttatagaaaacttcgaccagggaccattttcaacctttgacattcaagttcacttgatagacatttcttagtcacaggactggtcctgacagtctatcttgaatatatcgtaaaattgaagggactcatcatttaatactaatccaagattaaatggaatatgaaaatacatttcatatatgataaatgttcaacccctaatgttttacaaccatgggcctcgaacccatctttaaaacatttcatggaattcaaagctacgcttgatttccagtgctacaatgtgagtgttgcttctcacttgttgcataggtttagttatcatgcattgccaatcttaatatctttttcatcgaatgttcttcgagatagatgataagatcttttgagtatgtttattttgtgatctagtctttctcgctacaatggtggttcgacgcatttctcaatgaagaaccatcaagttagcagacatgtgatccaccaaagttcaataaagaactcattaatataaacaactctgttttattgcttcttaggcaataagtacttttacttcaactgtttaggttgctagtgatgctttgtttggatttacttatccaagcagttcacagacatgtggaagactttccagctgtatcttagaacatagaaattaatattttaatttcccacgcaacaactcatggtctccaacccatgttgccatttcaaaacacgatgctctatagctcgtccttatcaatggttaactccaagggaatcttgcttgatcctttgccagtgtttatgcgtgtagcatcaatatttagcatatctttatttccttgaatcaagaactattcctatgtacctttttaagttccataagtttttcttgatctcaatctagttgatctttacttagatcaatagagattggtatatgttcgtcatgcctaaagtcatacgatacgtttttggcgatcctcatattatatcatacatgataaattccttttgcagaataattcccaattgaattctattcatgtaactttagcttatctagtttcagtagatactaaattcagctaaattctttgacatataatataggttaagaatctcatttagactctttgatgtttaacttagtaaatgcttatacatagttcaaacatcctttacttagatttattcacatgggtcgaatatctccaatggagactttcgtgtttgattaagtaaatgccatttacttaatccaaaacaatatcataagatctttgtaaatagatcttaatacccagtatgtactaagtttcgccatggtccatcattgatgaataatctcaaatctaagtcattagaatttgaatgttattttacaatagagagcgCACATTGCAAGGCCCACTGCCGCAGccttgcccgcgcgcgcgcccaagctacggctgggcctggctttagcgctgggcctggtcgtatgcttggcgtgtggttgttgcgcttggcttgctgggcgatggcccggcttcgtgctgggccttcgtctggcaggcctcgtccgatgctaattcgtacgatacgcttccgattaaattctcgattccggaattcatttccgatacgaacaatatttaatatttccgattccggaattgatttccgtttcgaacaaatatttaatatttccgtttccggaattattttccgattccgataatatttccgattctgacaatatttccgtttccggcaatatttccgattccggcaatatttccatttccgataatattttccgatacgtaccatgtttccgtttccggcaacatctacgacttggataatatttatatttccgatacgatccatatttccgtttccggcaatatcatcgtttccggagtattcttttcttgcctgtgacgatctcagctcccactgaaaccaagatccgtcgattccgaatatccatagatggagtatttaatgccattaaatacttgatccgtttacgtactatttgtgtgaccctacgggttcagtcaagagtaagctgtggattaatatcattaattccacttgaactgaagcggcctctagctaggcattcagctcacttgatctcactgaatttattaacttgttaattaatactgaaccgcatatattagacttaacattgaatgcatacttggaccaagggcattatttccttcagtctcccacttgtccttagggacaagtgtgcatttcctaattcctttgtcgctcgatgcttgctcttgaacataaggtaagagttgtcatccttattatgtccagaggtgttcctcggtttcagagttcaactgatcaaataaacagataatcatagcctatgattcatccgagcacggccatgcatttcacagtttctagctctccgagtggccttgtacaacttttaagcatctcatcccgatttatgggaggacaatcccaatcttgcgatcttgagattagacttcgtttgatatgattacctgagcgttgcctttatagcctccttttacggtgcgacggttggtcaacgtcaaagcaatcagttctcaaacaagtaatctcaaatcactcaggtattgaggatttagtgtctaataattttaatgaaatttacttatgacagattttcatctcttacagtaaagtttcataggtcttgtccgatactagtcttcccaaagtaagtatctatgcaaatgattatgacattgccatgtccacatagttcaagaaacagaactactagtcatcttgcattctagtcgtctaatgttttctatgcgtccaattttatagaaaacttcgaccagggaccattttcaacctttgacattcaagttcacttgatagacatttcttagtcacaggactggtcctgacagtctatcttgaatatatcgtcaaattgaagggactcatcatttaatactaatccaagattaaatggaatatgaaaatacatttcatatatgataaatgttcaacccctaatgttttacaaccatgggcctcgaacccatctttaaaacatttcatggaattcaaagctacacttgatttccagtgctacaatgtgagtgttgcttctcacttgttgcataggtttagttatcatgctttgccaatattaatatctttttcatcgaatgttcttcgagatagatgataagatcttttgagtatgtttattttgtgatctagtctttctcgctacaatggtggttcgac contains these protein-coding regions:
- the LOC110775665 gene encoding uncharacterized protein, which produces MEKNALISGASTEEHDLITRSTKKPKRKITHLIFNQEQDVTMNETQQNMSSQPNTGIEKTHTPILHHGISFRDLVAADQMQGALYATNIPDDDDILSDDDEPPEGIIDDPRGPTILLSKEEKKRLRFPWKFALIVKMFDSKIGYMSLIKRLKKKWELKGGLTLTDVGHDYFIARFSAMVDYNHVLTQGPWMLDDNYLTIKKWVPNFIPDNAPMRHLTTWVRIPHLSVEYFDKEFLTKIGGKIGKVIRIDQITANADRGQFTRLSVELDLSKPLLSKFWLKGKIWRIQYEGLKMIFFNCGKIGHSAEKCPTNADAMVTEIVNEPILNSSVNETEKNQVQQEDFGAWMLVKKPPPRKRVPQTEKTVVAGKGPPKNPATNC